The Lysobacter oculi genomic sequence TGGCCGTGCCGCGCGAACAGCTCGACGTGGCTGCCGAGCGCATGCAGCACGCTGGCCAGTTCCACGCCGATGTAGCCCGCGCCGATGATCGCCACGCGCTTCGGCGGCGAGGTCATGGCGAAGAAGTCATCGGACACGCCACCGAGTTCGGCGCCGGGGATATCCGGCCGGATCGGGTGCCCGCCGGTGGCGAGCAGGATGCGTCCGGCACGCAGCAGGCCATCGTCCGTGCGCACTTCGCCGGGCTGCGCGGTGAGCGCCCCACGTTGCGCGATCACGGTGACGCCGCCTGCTTCCAGCTTGCGGCGATAGGACGCGTGGATGTTGTCGATGTAGGCCGCGCGGTGCCGCAGCAGCACGTTCCAGTCCAGCGGCGTGTCGTCCGGCACGGCGAAACCGAGCGCGCGCGCCGCCGCCAGCTGTTCGCCGGCATCGGCCGCCAGCCACATCGCCTTCTTCGGCACGCAGCCGGCGTTGACGCAGGTGCCGCCGAGTGCGTCGGGCTCCAGCAGCGCGACCTTCGCGCCATGGCTGGCCGCGCGGAACGCACCGCCCAGCCCGCCGCTGCCGCCACCGATGACGATCAGGTCGAAGTCGCGGTCGTGACGGGTCATTCAAACCTCCCGGGGTCGAACGGTGCGGGGTCGATCGCGGGCGCGCGGCCGGTCATCAGGTCGGCCAGCATCTGCCCGGTGCCGGCGCTCATCCCCATCCCCATCATCCCGTGGCCCGTCGCCAGCCAACCATGCGCACGACCGGGGATGCGCCCGATCAGCGGCACGTCGTCGAGCGACATCGGCCGCCAGCCGAACCAGCGTTCGCGTACCACCGGGCCGACCGGATGGTGCAGGAATTCGGCGGCGCCGCGTTCAAGCGCAGCCAGGCGGCGCTCGTTGAGGCGGTCGTCGTAACCGGAAAATTCCATGGTGCTGCCGAGCCGGTAACCGCTTCCCCATGCGGTCACGCAGACCGAGCGGTCACGCAGGATCAGCGGGCGCTTGGGCACCAGCAGCGGCGCATCATAGGTGATCGAATAGCCCTTGCCGGGCTGGATGATGCCGCGCAGCCAGCGCGCGCCCACCGCGTCCGCCAGCCGCGGCGACCACGCGCCGGCGGCCAGCACGAATTCATCACATCGCACAGCCCCCTGCGTCGTATGCGCGAAGCAGCCTGCGCCGTCTTCCTCCACGCCGGTCAGCGCGCATTGCTCGGTGATCTCGCCGCCGCGCGCCCGCACCACGCCGGCGAGCGCGCGCACGTAGGCGTCGGGACGGAACATGGCGTCGCCGGTGAAACGCATCGCAGCGACGACACCCGGCTTGACCGCCGGTTCCTGGCGCTCGTAGCGGCTGCCATCGATCATGTCGATGTCGATGCCGAGTTCACGCAGCAGCGGGATTTCGTGCTGTTCCTCGTCGAACATCTGTTGCGAGCGGAACACATAGTCCTCGCCGCTTTCGAAGAACTCGCAGGCCAGCCCGTGCTGCCCCACCCAGTCCTGCACGCGCTGGCGCGAATCCTGCAGCAGTGCGTACTTGGCGAAGGCGCTGCGGCGCCAGTCGCGCGCGTTGCAGCGCAGCCCGAAGCGCAACAGCCACTGCCACAGGCGCAGGTCCATGCGCGGGTGGACATATAAAGGCGCATCCGGCGTCCACATCCAGCGCAAGGCCTTGGCCACCGTGCCCGGCGCGGCCAGCGGCGGCGCGTGGCTGGGGGTCAGCGTGCCGCAGTTGCCGTGCGAGGCCCCGCCGCCGATGCGCCCCGCATCGATGACCCGGACCTGGCGGCCCGCTTCCAGCAGGGCCAGCGCGGTGGACAGGCCGATGACCCCGCCGCCCGCGATCAGAACTTCAGACTTGGCATCCATCCGCGCAGTGTAGCGAGCCGGGACATCCCGCCGGTTTGCGCAGATGCCCGGTATCACGGGCCTCGCACGCCATGAATGGGGGATTTTGAATAGGCAATTTCGGCCACGAAAACCACGCGATATCGGCCGCATTGCACCGCAGCATGACAATTTCGTTAAAGCCATTTCTATTCCGCCAATCTTGGTCTGCAGCACCGCTTTGGTGAGGCCGCCCAGGCCAGCGGACGTGACCTGCATGGATGCAGGGGTAAGCCCCCATCGCCCGCGCCCCATCCACATACGCCACGGGAAACACACACATGTCATCGCAAGTCCGCCTTCTGAGTGCGGCCGTTGTCGCCGTACTCGCTGTTTCCGCTTCAAGCTTCGCTGTCGGTGCCGGCAGTTCTTCCCACAGCCGCGCGCAGACCCTGATCCAGGGCAACCCCGGCTGGGCCAATGCCGTCGCCGGCGACGCCTTCGCCGCGCGCGCCTCCGCCGTCGACCGCGACGGCACCGAGCATGTCCGCTTCGAGCGCACCTATCGCGGCCTGCCGGTGATCGGCGGCGACGTGGTCGTGCACTCCAAGGGCGGCAACCTGAAGAGCATGACCCAGCTCATCAACAACATGGGCCGCCCGGGCACCAACGCCAAGATCGGTGCCGATGCGGCCATCGTCGCGGCCGGCGTGGACTTCGGCGACGGGTTCAGTGGCAAGCCGAGCGCGCGCAAGGTCGTGTACGCCATGTACGCCAAGCCGACCCTGGCCTGGGAAGTGGTGATGAACGGCACCCGCGCCGACCAGACGCCGACCGAGATGCACTACTTCGTCGATGCCAACAACGGCAGCGTGCTGGATGCCTGGGACATGGTCCACAGCGCCTCGGCCACCGGCACCGGCAAGACCATCGGCCTGGGTGATGTCGCCATCACCACCAACTCGGTGACCGGCGGCTACCAGCTGCTCGACCCCGACCGCGGCAACGGCTCCACGCTCGACTCCAAGGGCGCCAGCTACACCTCGGCCGCCGGCAGCGCCACGCTGTTCACCGACACCGACAACGTCTGGGGCAACAACACCAACAGCGACCGCGCCTCCGCCGCCGCCGAAGCCCATTACGGCGTCGCCATGACCTGGGACTTCTACAAGAACACCTTTGGCCGCAACGGCATCTTCAACGACGGCAAGGGCGTGAAGAGCTACGTCCACACCGGCAGCAACTGGGTCAACGCGGTGTGGTACGGCAACAACATGTACTACGGCGATGGCGATGCCACCACCTACCTGCCGCTGACCGTGCTCGACGTGGCCGGCCACGAGATGAGCCACGGCGTCGCGCAGGCGACTTCCGGCCTGGCCTACTCCGGCGACATGGGCGGCCTGAACGAAGGCAACTCGGACATCTTCGGCACGCTGGTGGAGTTCTACGCCAACACCCGAGCGACCCGGGCGACTACCTGATCGGCGAGAAGATCTACAAGTCCAACCCGACCGGCACCAAGGCCCTGCGCGTGATGTTCAAGCAGAACCTGGATGGCGCGTCCTACGTCTGCTACCCGAGCCGTGGCTTCCGCCGCGAAGACCCGCACTACACCTCGGGCGTCGCCAACCGCTTCTTCTACCTGCTGGCGGAAGGCGCCGTGGTCCCGGCCGGCTTCGGCAGCGGCACCCGCTACAACCTGACCAAGGCCTCGCTGGTCTGCAACGGCAACACCAACCTGGCCGGCATCGGCCGCGCCAAGGCCGGCGCCATCTGGTACCGCGCGCTGGACCTCTACTTCACCTCCAGCACCAAGTACCCGAGCGCCCGCCTGGCCACGCTCAACGCCGCCCGTGACCTCTACGGCAGCGGTTCGCCGGAATACAACGCCGTCGCCGCCGCGTGGAGCGCCGTGTCGGTCAACTGATCCCCTGCTCCAGCGTCAATTTGCGGCCCGCGCAAGCGGGCCGTCTTTTTTGGTCTGGATGCGACGGCGGTCCGGGCATCAAAAAAGCCCGCTTGCGCGGGCTTTTCTTTGTCGATGCCGAGCGGGCGATCAGTGCTCGTGGCCACCTTCGCCGTGCACGTGGCCGTGCTCCAGTTCCTCGGCGCTGGCTTCGCGCACTTCGACGATCTCGATGTCGAAGGCGAGGTCCTTGCCGGCCATCGGGTGGTTCAGGTCCACATCGACCGTGGTCAGGCCCACCTTCTCGATGGTCACCGCGCGCGGGCCAAAGTTGGTGTTGAGGACCACCTGCATGCCCGGCTCCAGCTGCGTGCCCTGGAAGTGCTTCTTGGGGATGCGCTGGGACAGGCCGTCGCGGCGCTCGCCATAGGCTTCGGCGGCCGGGACTTCGACGCTGAACTTCTCGCCGGCCTCGCGGCCTTCCATCGCCTTCTCCAGGCCGGGAATGATGTTGCCGTGGCCGATCAGCACCGCCAGCGGATCACGATCGTGCGAGTTTTCCACGGCCTCCTGGCCCTGTTCAGCCACGGAATAATGGAAGCGGACGGCGCGGTCTTTTTCAATCTTCATGAGGTACTCGCAGTAAACACTTGAAATTCAAGGAAGGATGGGTTCAAACTCGCGCCGTACCGGCCACAGGGGAACCGCGATGACCACGCATTATCCCGCCCGCAACGCCCGCATGCCAGCACGAATGTCCTGGCGCATCGTGGTGTTCGCGGGGATGCTGGCCGCCAGCCCCTTCGCCATGGCCGATGACGCCGGCCCCGCCACGGCCCAGCCGGCACCGGCGACGCCCCCCGCAGGCACCCGTGCCATGCAGGCCAACGACGTGCTGATCCGCGCGATCAGCCTGGTCGGCACACCTTATGTATGGGGCGGCAACACCCCGGAAAGCGGCTTCGACTGCAGCGGGCTGGTCAATTACGTCTTCCGCGACATGCTCAACCTGCGCCTGCCGCGGACCTCCCGCGAGCTGTCCGCGCTGTCCTCGCCCGAAGTCGATACCAGCCGGCTCGCCACCGGCGACCTGGTCTTCTTCGCGTCCGGTGGCGTGGTCACCCATGTCGGCATCTATGTCGGCGACGGCCGCTTCATCCATGCCCCGCGCACCGGTGGCGTGGTCCGGCTGGAGCGGCTGGACGGCCAGTACTGGCAGAATCGTTACGCGGGTGCCCGACGGGTGCTGGCGGGCCTGTGATGCGAAGGCCGCGTGAGCGCGAAGTGATGCGGATGTGACTCCCGAAACGTTAATTCGTGCATTCAGTCGCAGGATTTAACCACTTTCTAACGAAATCCGAACATTCTCTGCCGTCTGGACGGGCAAACTCACCGCTGGTTTAGCACAGTGAAGACCGCGTGATGAAGTTAGAGC encodes the following:
- a CDS encoding NAD(P)/FAD-dependent oxidoreductase codes for the protein MDAKSEVLIAGGGVIGLSTALALLEAGRQVRVIDAGRIGGGASHGNCGTLTPSHAPPLAAPGTVAKALRWMWTPDAPLYVHPRMDLRLWQWLLRFGLRCNARDWRRSAFAKYALLQDSRQRVQDWVGQHGLACEFFESGEDYVFRSQQMFDEEQHEIPLLRELGIDIDMIDGSRYERQEPAVKPGVVAAMRFTGDAMFRPDAYVRALAGVVRARGGEITEQCALTGVEEDGAGCFAHTTQGAVRCDEFVLAAGAWSPRLADAVGARWLRGIIQPGKGYSITYDAPLLVPKRPLILRDRSVCVTAWGSGYRLGSTMEFSGYDDRLNERRLAALERGAAEFLHHPVGPVVRERWFGWRPMSLDDVPLIGRIPGRAHGWLATGHGMMGMGMSAGTGQMLADLMTGRAPAIDPAPFDPGRFE
- a CDS encoding FKBP-type peptidyl-prolyl cis-trans isomerase, with product MKIEKDRAVRFHYSVAEQGQEAVENSHDRDPLAVLIGHGNIIPGLEKAMEGREAGEKFSVEVPAAEAYGERRDGLSQRIPKKHFQGTQLEPGMQVVLNTNFGPRAVTIEKVGLTTVDVDLNHPMAGKDLAFDIEIVEVREASAEELEHGHVHGEGGHEH
- a CDS encoding C40 family peptidase, whose product is MPARMSWRIVVFAGMLAASPFAMADDAGPATAQPAPATPPAGTRAMQANDVLIRAISLVGTPYVWGGNTPESGFDCSGLVNYVFRDMLNLRLPRTSRELSALSSPEVDTSRLATGDLVFFASGGVVTHVGIYVGDGRFIHAPRTGGVVRLERLDGQYWQNRYAGARRVLAGL